Within Claveliimonas bilis, the genomic segment AGACGCTCTGCAATTGCGGCATTTTTGTTAGGCGCATCTTATATCATTGTATCAAATACTTTTAAAAGATTCATGAAGAAGAAGTACAAGATAAATGTAAAAACTCTCAGTGTGATTTTACTAATTGTAATTATCGGTATTTATGCGGTAATTAAAAATTATGAGAGTATTATAGTAATAATGAGTCGTGTGTCAAATATATCTGGAGCTGTTGGAGAAAGAAGTGACGAATGGCGAAAAAATATACAAAGCTTAAGCGAATTTCAAATTTTTTTTGGGACTGGATTTGGAAGTAGATCTCATACGGCTTTACAGTATGGATTACAAGCAGTTACTGATAGCGGATTTGTTCAATTATTTTGTGAGCTTGGGCTTCTAGGTTTCATTCTTTTTATAGCGTGTATTACCACTATTACTATAAAGTGTATTAGAGTCCCAAATAAAAACTTTTATTATTTATCTTCCATGTTAATAATTTTTGTATATTTGCTTCAAGCTATAGGTTCTAACGTTTTTGAATTTCAAGTGACATCCCCCCTATTCTGGGTTTCATTAGGATATTGCATTAACAAAAAAGGTAGGATGAATTGATGAATAAGAAAAAGAAAGTATCGATAATTATACCTGTGTATAAGGTTGAAAAGTATTTAGTTAGATGTCTGAATTCAATAATTAGTCAAACATATGGGAATTTAGAAATAATACTTATTGATGATGGTTCGCCAGATAATTGCCCCAGAATATGCGATGCTTTTATGGAGAAAGATAAAAGAATAGTAGTAATACATCAAGAGAATCGAGGACTCTCATCGGCGAGAAATAGTGGACTAAAAATTTGTACTGGTGAATATATAGCATTTTTTGATAGTGACGATTTTGTCAATGTTAATGCAATTAAGAGATGGGTTGAATTACTTGAAAGCACAGAGGCAGATTTAGTGGTCGGAAATATTGAAAAATTCTATGGAACTAAGGATTCAGATGAAATCATAAAAAGTCGGCCTGATGGTAAGAAGTACTTTGTAAAAAGATCAGAGGACTTATTAAAGGCAATGTTTCTGAGCAATTGTGATTTGTGCGTTGCATGGGGAAAACTGTATCGCAAAGAGTTATTAGCAGGTATTTACTTTAGGGAAGACGTTTTTTTTGCTGAGGATATGTTTGTCTCACATATATTATTCGATAGATCAAATAAAATAATTGTTGATCAATTTACCGGGGTCTATTATAGCCAAGAGGGGACGAGTTTAGTCAGGTCCTCTTTTAATATTAGGAAATTAGATATGCTTTATGCGTCAGATGAATGGCTTGAATTTGTTAAGAATAAATATCCAAATTTGATTGAGGCTGCTTTTTATAGAAATATCGTTATTACATGTAATATGTTTGGCGATGTGGTTTACTGGAATAACTCTAAAGCAGAATCAATACTCAATATACTTTCCAATAAGGTAACTAATAATTGGGAATCGATAAAAACCAATCAATATTTTTCGTTTAAAGATATATTTAAAGCATATATGGTTAAAATGAATTGGATAAAAACTATGAAAATATACAAAACTGTCCGTTTAAAAATAGCACAATTGCAGAGAAAATTGCAAGATATAAAAGTATAATGTGCCATAGAAATGCTTAACATGCTCTAAGGAGAATTATATATGAGTATTGATACAGTATCACATAAAACAAAATTAATGGTTAAGTCCATAGCTTGGTATACAATTTCTAATGTATTACTTCGATCTGTGAGCCTGATTACTTCTCCTATATTTACAAGACTATTAAGCACCTCAGATTACGGGATTGTTAGTAACTTTCAAACGTGGACACAGCTTATTGGTTGTATTACCGGTCTTGGTCTTGGTACTGCAATAATCCGTGGTAAAGTTGAATTTGGAGAGGATTTTAAAGAGTTTTTATCTAGTGTTCAGACACTTGGCTTTATATCAGCCATATCTGCTCTTATAATTTGTCTCCCCTTTTTAAGAGAACTTTCCCAGTTTATGGTATTAGATCAATTTTGCATAATTTTTATGTTGATATATCTAGTATTTTCCCCGTCTGTCACTTTTATGCAAATAAATTATAGATTTGAATATAAGTATAAGAAAAATATCCTAATTGCGGTTTTTAATACATTAGGGAATGTTGTTTGCTCGATTACTTTAATTTTAATGTGGACAGATAAAAGATATTTTGGGCGTATTATTGGAACATCAATTCCGATGCTTTTACTTGGAATAGTATTTTTCGTTAAAATATTTCATGATGGAAAAATTTTTTACAACAAAGGATATTGGAAATATGCACTCCGCCTTGGGTTACTAATAATACCGCATTCTCTTGCAATGATAGCTCTGGGACAGATAGATAGAATTATGATTATTCGTATGTGTGGAGAATCAGAGGCAGGAATTTACAGTTTTGGATATGCTTACGCTATTGTTATTGGAATGCTTACTAATGCTATCAATGAGGGAATTCAACCTGAAATATATGATTTGATTCAAAAAAAAGCCTATAAAAATCTTAATATTATGACTAGAAATATTTGTTTAATCGTTTCTGCCATAGGTTTTGCGATGATACTTTTTGGTCCGGAAGCATTAAAAATATTAGGGACAGAGTCATATTACGAAGCGAGATGGGTGATTTTTCCTATTGTTATCGGATCTATTTTTCAACTTATGTATCAAAATTATGCTTGTGTAGAGATATATGCGAAAGACACAAAGATTATAGCAATAGGTTCTATATTGGCGGCCTTAATTGATATAGTATTAAATTATATTTTTATTCCTATATACGGCTATTTTGTTGCGGGATACACAACTCTAGCAGGATATTTTTTCTTGATGATTTTTCATTTTTGGGGTGCTAGAAAGGTAATGAATGGAGAAAAGATATTTATTGGAAGCGACGTTGTTGTATTAAGCGTGATTTTGATTATGGGCGGTATGTTTTGTAATTTGTGCTATTTTCTAGAGGATTACGTGCGTTATCTGGTTTTGGTATTAGTAATTTTTGTGGCTATTTGGAAAGGAGAGGCGTTTGTAAGTAAATACTTTGGGAAAACGAAAAATTGTAAATGATAGTACAATGCCGTTAAAAGTAAAATCACAAATATCGTTTGATATAGAGAGGGATGTGCTTATGATAATAAAAAATGAATTAAAACGGTTCTTGTTGAAGAAAAAAAATATTGAGATAGATTATAATACACGAATGAATTTTAATGTTAAGGCTTCGCAGAAGGGGCCAGTAAATAGGCTAGTCAATTTTCATGGACAAATTACTAGAATGGGATGTGGTTGCTTTTTGGAGAATGTGTACGCTTACGGTAATATTGAACTGGGAGATTTTGTTTCGATTTCTGGACCGGGTACTATCCTACACGCAGAAATCGGTAAGATAAAGATTGGAAGTTTCTCTTCTATAGCAGCGAATGTAAGTATACAGGAATTTAATCATCATTTGAACAGACCAACGACGTATGCCATTCATCATAATGTGTTTCATGAAAAATTTGATAAAGATTGCACTTCAAAAGGAGATATTATTCTTGGAGAAGATGTATGGATAGGATCAAATACAGTGATTCTCTCTGGTGTATCTATTGGAAGAGGTGCAGTAGTTGGAGCAGGTAGTGTTATTACATCAAGCATTCCTCCTTATGCAATTGTAGTAGGCAATCCAGCGAAAGTAATC encodes:
- a CDS encoding lipopolysaccharide biosynthesis protein, whose product is MSIDTVSHKTKLMVKSIAWYTISNVLLRSVSLITSPIFTRLLSTSDYGIVSNFQTWTQLIGCITGLGLGTAIIRGKVEFGEDFKEFLSSVQTLGFISAISALIICLPFLRELSQFMVLDQFCIIFMLIYLVFSPSVTFMQINYRFEYKYKKNILIAVFNTLGNVVCSITLILMWTDKRYFGRIIGTSIPMLLLGIVFFVKIFHDGKIFYNKGYWKYALRLGLLIIPHSLAMIALGQIDRIMIIRMCGESEAGIYSFGYAYAIVIGMLTNAINEGIQPEIYDLIQKKAYKNLNIMTRNICLIVSAIGFAMILFGPEALKILGTESYYEARWVIFPIVIGSIFQLMYQNYACVEIYAKDTKIIAIGSILAALIDIVLNYIFIPIYGYFVAGYTTLAGYFFLMIFHFWGARKVMNGEKIFIGSDVVVLSVILIMGGMFCNLCYFLEDYVRYLVLVLVIFVAIWKGEAFVSKYFGKTKNCK
- a CDS encoding glycosyltransferase family 2 protein → MNKKKKVSIIIPVYKVEKYLVRCLNSIISQTYGNLEIILIDDGSPDNCPRICDAFMEKDKRIVVIHQENRGLSSARNSGLKICTGEYIAFFDSDDFVNVNAIKRWVELLESTEADLVVGNIEKFYGTKDSDEIIKSRPDGKKYFVKRSEDLLKAMFLSNCDLCVAWGKLYRKELLAGIYFREDVFFAEDMFVSHILFDRSNKIIVDQFTGVYYSQEGTSLVRSSFNIRKLDMLYASDEWLEFVKNKYPNLIEAAFYRNIVITCNMFGDVVYWNNSKAESILNILSNKVTNNWESIKTNQYFSFKDIFKAYMVKMNWIKTMKIYKTVRLKIAQLQRKLQDIKV
- a CDS encoding CatB-related O-acetyltransferase — encoded protein: MIIKNELKRFLLKKKNIEIDYNTRMNFNVKASQKGPVNRLVNFHGQITRMGCGCFLENVYAYGNIELGDFVSISGPGTILHAEIGKIKIGSFSSIAANVSIQEFNHHLNRPTTYAIHHNVFHEKFDKDCTSKGDIILGEDVWIGSNTVILSGVSIGRGAVVGAGSVITSSIPPYAIVVGNPAKVIKYRFNEEQINALNMTKWWTWNEEKLKRNQGFFEKNIADNEIYVVSK